In the genome of Pogona vitticeps strain Pit_001003342236 chromosome 13, PviZW2.1, whole genome shotgun sequence, one region contains:
- the COQ7 gene encoding NADPH-dependent 3-demethoxyubiquinone 3-hydroxylase, mitochondrial isoform X1, with the protein MAVTAALIWKGLLRGARGCWTLQSIYSPCRFCSTGATMKNINKPVLDRIIRVDHAGEYGANRIYAGQMAVLGRTSVGPIIQQMWNQEKDHLKKFKELMILYRVRPTVLLPFWNVAGFVLGAGSALLGKEGAMACTVAVEESISEHYNNQIRTLMEEDPDKYRELLETIKKFRDEELEHHDIGLDHDAELAPAYLFLKNGIQIGCKAAIFLSERI; encoded by the exons atggcGGTGACCGCGGCCCTGATCTGGAAGGGGCTACTTCGTG GTGCCAGAGGATGTTGGACTTTGCAATCCATATATTCCCCTTGCAGGTTTTGTAGTACAGGGGCAACCATGAAGAACATCAATAAGCCAGTTCTTGACCGCATAATCAGAGTGGATCATGCAGGAGAATATGGTGCTAACCGCATTTATGCAGGGCAAATGGCAGTGTTGGGTAGAACTTCTGTAGGACCAATTATTCAG caaatgtGGAATCAGGAAAAGGACCACTTGAAAAAATTCAAGGAGCTAATGATCTTGTACAGAGTCCGGCCAACTGTTCTCTTGCCTTTCTGGAATGTTGCAGGGTTTGTGTTGG GTGCTGGGTCCGCTTTACTTGGGAAAGAAGGTGCAATGGCTTGCACAGTGGCTGTGGAAGAGAGCATCTCTGAGCATTATAACAACCAAATCAGGACACTCATGGAAGAAGATCCAGACAAATACAGAGAATTATTAGAG acAATAAAGAAATTCCGAGACGAAGAGCTAGAGCATCATGACATTGGGCTTGACCACGATGCAGAGCTG gctccagcatatttgtttttgaaaaatggtaTACAAATTGGATGTAAAGCTGCAATATTTTTATCAGAAAGAATATAG
- the COQ7 gene encoding NADPH-dependent 3-demethoxyubiquinone 3-hydroxylase, mitochondrial isoform X2 has protein sequence MKNINKPVLDRIIRVDHAGEYGANRIYAGQMAVLGRTSVGPIIQQMWNQEKDHLKKFKELMILYRVRPTVLLPFWNVAGFVLGAGSALLGKEGAMACTVAVEESISEHYNNQIRTLMEEDPDKYRELLETIKKFRDEELEHHDIGLDHDAELAPAYLFLKNGIQIGCKAAIFLSERI, from the exons ATGAAGAACATCAATAAGCCAGTTCTTGACCGCATAATCAGAGTGGATCATGCAGGAGAATATGGTGCTAACCGCATTTATGCAGGGCAAATGGCAGTGTTGGGTAGAACTTCTGTAGGACCAATTATTCAG caaatgtGGAATCAGGAAAAGGACCACTTGAAAAAATTCAAGGAGCTAATGATCTTGTACAGAGTCCGGCCAACTGTTCTCTTGCCTTTCTGGAATGTTGCAGGGTTTGTGTTGG GTGCTGGGTCCGCTTTACTTGGGAAAGAAGGTGCAATGGCTTGCACAGTGGCTGTGGAAGAGAGCATCTCTGAGCATTATAACAACCAAATCAGGACACTCATGGAAGAAGATCCAGACAAATACAGAGAATTATTAGAG acAATAAAGAAATTCCGAGACGAAGAGCTAGAGCATCATGACATTGGGCTTGACCACGATGCAGAGCTG gctccagcatatttgtttttgaaaaatggtaTACAAATTGGATGTAAAGCTGCAATATTTTTATCAGAAAGAATATAG